CCCAAAATCCGGATGCGCATTACAAAACAACTGGACCGGAAATATGGAAACAAACTGCGGGACAAGTTGATTATTTTGTTGCAGGAATCGGAACAGGCGGAACAATTACCGGCGTTGGAAAATTTTTGAAGGAACAAAATCCGAAAATAAAAATCATCGCAGTTGACCCGAAAGGTTCAATACTTCGCGAATATTATTACACAAAAAATTCGCATCCTGAATTTAAACCATACAAAGTGGAAGGCATTGGACAAGATTGGGTGCCGGGAACGTTGAATTGCGATTTCATTGATGAATTTATCGAAGTAACGGACAAAGAAGCATTTCTTGTCGCACGAAAACTTACGCGCGAAGAAGGAATATTTACTGGTGGCTCGTCGGGAACTGCACTTGCAGGAACGCTAAAACTGGCTGAACGACTTTCAGAAAAAGACATTATTGTAACATTGCTTCCTGATACAGGAGAGCGATACATCAGCAAATTATACAACGATGAGTGGATGAAAGAAAATGGTTTTCTTGTGCCGGAAAGAATTACGTTGCGATTTGTTTTGAACGAAAAAGAGAAAGGAGTTCCACAACTCGTGAGTTTATATCCCACAGATAATATTCGGCACGTATTGATGTTAATTAGTAAATATAACGTTTCGCAATTTCCAGTTCTCGAAGGAAATAAATGTGTTGGCTCGATTGAAGAAACTACGATAATGCGACAAGTAATGAAAAATCCATCTATGCTGGATGCTGCGGTAAAAGATGTGATGCAATCCGCTTTTCCTGTAGTAAATATTGATTCGGAAATTTCTTTTGCTGTCGAACATCTCACCGATAACGCATCAGCAGTTTTAGTGGATGAAGGAAACAAAATTGTTGGCATCATTACGAAGTATGATGTGTTGGAATATTTAGCAAGATAAAACATTTTACATTTTTGATTTGATACTGAACATTGCTAAATCTAAAATGTAAAATATAAAATGTTCAATGTCCGTTCCCCGCGAAATCTCTCATCAAATTCACGAACGCGATAACTACATTTGCGTGTATTGCAATCTCGATGGAAGATTGAGTTATCAAAATTTCAAAACGTTGACGATTGACCACGTGCGACCAAAAATGTTTGGTGATAATCACTCGCTCGAAAATCTTGTTACGGCTTGTTATGTTTGCAATCAACTCAAAGGACATTATTTTCCGAAACATCTTCATAACGAAAAAGAAATTATGCATAACATCCGTGAACATATTGCACGAGAACGAGCGAAAGATTTTGAGAGATATGTTGATGTTGTTTCGCCGTTTTTACATTCTATAAAATAACTTACTTATGAATACAATTACATTTGATAATGCACTCGATGTTGTCGAACAACTTCCGTATGAACAAAAAGAAGAACTCGTTGACATTATGAAAAAAAGGTTAATAGACGAACGGAGAGTAGAAATAGTACTGTTAAATATTGGAACACAGAAGATGTGTACTAATTGCACTTTTAAAATTGCATAAAAACAAATATTCGACACGAATTACATTAATGATAATTCGTGGCAAACAAAAATAAAATGAAATTCTCCACCAAAACAATTCACGCTGGACAAGAACCAAATCCCAATAACGGCGCAGTAATGACTCCCGTGTATTTAACTTCTACGTACGTTCAAGACGGAATCGGAAAGCCGCGCGAAAATTACGAATACTCGCGCGTTACCAATCCCACTCGCACTGCGTTGGAAGAATGTCTTGCTTCGCTTGAAAACGGAAAATACGGAATGTGTTTCGGTTCGGGAATGGCGGCAATTGATTCACTCTTTCATTTGTTCAAACCAAATGACCATATAATTTTATCTCGCAATTTGTACGGCGGAACATTTCGTATCGCAAATTTCATTTGGAGCGATTACGGTTTACAGTTTTCTTTTGTTGATACAACACAAATGAAAGAAGTTGAAAACGCTTTGCAAAAGGAAACGAAAATGATTTTCGTGGAAACGCCGACAAATCCAACAATGGAAATTACGGATTTAAAACTCATTGCAGCGTTTTCAAAGAAACATAAAATTCTTTCCGTTGTTGATAATACATTCGCAACTCCCTATTTACAACGACCGATTGATTTAGGAATTGATGTTGTCGTTCACTCCCTCACAAAATATCTCAATGGACATAGCGATATGCTTGGCGGCGTAGTTGTAACGAATGATGATTACGTTGCAGAGCGATTGAAGTATTTTCAAAAATGTATCGGCGGAATTTTATCTCCGTTTGATGCATGGTTATGTTTGCGCGGTGTGAAAACTCTTTCCGTGAGAATGGAACAGCACGGAAAAAGTGCGATGAACGTTGCTGAGTTTCTTTCTTCACATAAAAAAATAAAACAAGTGTTTTATCCCGGATTAAAAAATCATCCGCAACATCAACTTGCAAAGCGGCAAATGAAAAATTTCGGAGGAATGATTTCTTTTGACGTTGGCTCACTAGCAAACGCAAAAAAATTTCTTGCGAAAGTTCGACTCTGCGCGCTTGCTGAAAGTCTGGGCGGAGTAGAAACATTGATTTCTCATCCTGCTACAATGACGCACGCCGCAATTCCACCGGATGAACGCAAACGCATCGGCGTAACAGATGGACTCGTTCGCATTTCTGTTGGATTAGAAGACGTTGATGATATTATTGATGATTTGAAAAACGCGTTGCGATAATTTTTTCTCAAAACAATATTCACTCAAATACAAACCACTATGGAAGAACGACTCTTAACACCGGAAGCATTTTCGACAACTTCTGCATTCTCAAAAATCTTCAACACATACACCGAACCTTCTTCTGTTTTTGAAGAAGTTACACGACAAGAAAAGACAACATCAAATTGGCTGTTACCGGCTATTCTCTGTATCGTTGCAGGAATAGTTTTTACGTTCGTCGTTTTCTCTGACCCTGTGATAAAACAAGAAATGCGCTATCAACAATTACATAAAATGCAAGAGAAAGTCGCAAATGGTGAAATGACGCAAGAGCAATATGATAGAGCAGTAGATTTTATTCCCGAACCCGGTTCAACAATTTTTCTTGTTACCGGAATCGGTGGCGTTATTGTCGTTACATTTCTTTCGCTTTTGATTGTTGCGTTGGTAATGATGCTTGCAGGAAAAATGTTTTTGCAAACGCAAGCAACGTTTGGAAAAATAATGGAAGTTGTCGGATTATCGTATTCGGTGTTTATCATCGGGGGAATCGTATCAATCTTGACAATTAAAATCGGCGGTTCGATGAGTAAAACACCGAGTGCCGCTTTTTTCCTCAACGCATTTGATACCAATAATGCGATGCACCATTTACTGAAATTCGCTGACGTGTTTTCGTTCTGGTATGTTTTTGTTCTTGCGATTGGCTTATCGAAACTTTTTCAAAA
This DNA window, taken from Ignavibacteria bacterium, encodes the following:
- a CDS encoding cystathionine beta-synthase, producing MLTDLTKIDYKENILDTIGNTPLIKLNKIVRGLKPTVFAKVEFFNPGGSVKDRIGITIIEEAERDGRLKSGGTIVEATSGNTGMGLALAASVKGYKTIFTMPDKMSQEKIRLLRSFGAEVIITPTSVPHESPESYTEVAKKIVRETPNSILANQFFNPQNPDAHYKTTGPEIWKQTAGQVDYFVAGIGTGGTITGVGKFLKEQNPKIKIIAVDPKGSILREYYYTKNSHPEFKPYKVEGIGQDWVPGTLNCDFIDEFIEVTDKEAFLVARKLTREEGIFTGGSSGTALAGTLKLAERLSEKDIIVTLLPDTGERYISKLYNDEWMKENGFLVPERITLRFVLNEKEKGVPQLVSLYPTDNIRHVLMLISKYNVSQFPVLEGNKCVGSIEETTIMRQVMKNPSMLDAAVKDVMQSAFPVVNIDSEISFAVEHLTDNASAVLVDEGNKIVGIITKYDVLEYLAR
- a CDS encoding HNH endonuclease, which codes for MSVPREISHQIHERDNYICVYCNLDGRLSYQNFKTLTIDHVRPKMFGDNHSLENLVTACYVCNQLKGHYFPKHLHNEKEIMHNIREHIARERAKDFERYVDVVSPFLHSIK
- a CDS encoding PLP-dependent transferase → MKFSTKTIHAGQEPNPNNGAVMTPVYLTSTYVQDGIGKPRENYEYSRVTNPTRTALEECLASLENGKYGMCFGSGMAAIDSLFHLFKPNDHIILSRNLYGGTFRIANFIWSDYGLQFSFVDTTQMKEVENALQKETKMIFVETPTNPTMEITDLKLIAAFSKKHKILSVVDNTFATPYLQRPIDLGIDVVVHSLTKYLNGHSDMLGGVVVTNDDYVAERLKYFQKCIGGILSPFDAWLCLRGVKTLSVRMEQHGKSAMNVAEFLSSHKKIKQVFYPGLKNHPQHQLAKRQMKNFGGMISFDVGSLANAKKFLAKVRLCALAESLGGVETLISHPATMTHAAIPPDERKRIGVTDGLVRISVGLEDVDDIIDDLKNALR
- a CDS encoding YIP1 family protein, whose translation is MEERLLTPEAFSTTSAFSKIFNTYTEPSSVFEEVTRQEKTTSNWLLPAILCIVAGIVFTFVVFSDPVIKQEMRYQQLHKMQEKVANGEMTQEQYDRAVDFIPEPGSTIFLVTGIGGVIVVTFLSLLIVALVMMLAGKMFLQTQATFGKIMEVVGLSYSVFIIGGIVSILTIKIGGSMSKTPSAAFFLNAFDTNNAMHHLLKFADVFSFWYVFVLAIGLSKLFQKPLGSVIGIVFGLWLVYAVGFSFVSAM